From the Oryza glaberrima chromosome 5, OglaRS2, whole genome shotgun sequence genome, one window contains:
- the LOC127773036 gene encoding glutaredoxin-C7 — MTSPPPPPHVRPPLLPPPPLYPSPPPPLLLLPPRRRRPRRRLLSLSLAAADDENMQGGGGVSCAVAGDAPSSTRGGGGGGMLGLTLFDPPGGEQPAERIGRLVRESPVVIFARRGCCMCHVMRRLLAAVGAHATVIELDEAAEEAAASAAAAAAVPALFVGGAPVGGLDGLMGLHLSGRLVPRLREVGALCG, encoded by the coding sequence ATGACGtcacctcccccacccccccaTGTgcgccctcctcttctccctcctcctcctttatatccttctcctcccccacccctcctcctcctcccccctcgccgtcgaagacctcgccgccgtttactctctctctctctggctgCAGCGGACGACGAGAACAtgcaaggaggaggcggcgtgaGCTGCGCGGTGGCCGGGGacgcgccgtcgtcgacgagggggggaggcggcggagggatgCTGGGGCTGACGCTGTTCGACCCGCCGGGAGGGGAGCAGCCGGCGGAGAGGATCGGGAGGCTGGTGCGGGAGAGCCCCGTGGTGATCTTCGCGAGGAGGGGGTGCTGCATGTGCCACGTcatgcgccgcctcctcgccgccgtggggGCGCACGCCACCGTCATCGAGCTCGACgaggccgccgaggaggccgcggcgtccgcggccgccgccgccgccgtcccggcgctcttcgtcggcggcgcccCAGTCGGCGGCCTCGACGGCCTCATGGGCCTCCACCTCAGCGGCCGCCTCGTCCCCCGCCTCAGGGAGGTCGGCGCCCTCTGCggctag
- the LOC127774938 gene encoding zinc transporter 7 — MERFVQFLRRSNGLMAASLAAGSCAEEVAKAEGAGCRDDAAALRLKGVAMATILVAGVVGVGLPLAGRKRRALRTDSAAFVAAKAFAAGVILATGFVHMLHDAEHALSSPCLPAHPWRSFPFPGFVAMSAALATLVLDFLATRFYEGKHRAETERVKAAAAAALAASSASDDDITVVTVTEDDNDNKAPLLQPHSHSHSHPHGHGHGHEVAQPEGSGGEGEVPAQVRSVVVSQILEMGIVSHSVIIGLSLGVSRSPCTIRPLVAALSFHQFFEGFALGGCIAQAQFKTLSAAIMACFFAITTPAGIAAGAGVASFYNANSPRALVVEGILDSVSAGILIYMSLVDLIAADFLGGKMTGSTRQQVMAYIALFLGALSMSSLAIWA; from the exons ATGGAGCGGTTCGTGCAGTTCTTGAGGCGGAGCAATG GGTTGATGGCGGCGTCGCTGGCGGCGGGGAGCtgcgcggaggaggtggcgaagGCGGAGGGGGCCGGGTGCagggacgacgcggcggcgctgaggCTCAAGGGGGTGGCCATGGCGACGATACTGGTGGCCGGGGTGGTCGGGGTGGGTTTGCCGCTGGCGGGGCGGAAGCGGCGCGCGCTGCGCACGGACAGCGCCGCGTTCGTGGCGGCGAAGGCGTTCGCCGCGGGCGTCATCCTCGCCACGGGGTTCGTCCACATGCTGCACGACGCCGAGCACGCGCTGTCCAGCCCCTGCCTCCCCGCGCACCCGTGGCGGAGCTTCCCTTTCCCGGGGTTCGTCGCCATgtccgccgcgctcgccacgCTCGTGCTCGACTTCCTCGCCACCAGGTTCTACGAGGGCAAGCACAGGGCCGAGACGGAACGCgtcaaggccgccgccgccgccgcgctcgccgcctcctcggctAGCGACGATGACATCACCGTGGTCACCGTCACCGAGGACGACAACGACAACAAGGCGCCGCTGCTGCAACCTCACTCGCACTCACACAGCCACCCCCATGGGCATGGGCATGGCCACGAGGTGGCGCAACCGGAGGGCAGTGGCGGTGAGGGGGAGGTGCCGGCGCAAGTGCGGTCCGTCGTGGTGTCGCAG ATACTTGAGATGGGGATCGTGTCGCACTCGGTGATCATCGGATTGTCGCTCGGGGTGTCACGGAGCCCCTGCACGATCAGGCCGTTGGTAGCGGCGCTCTCGTTCCACCAGTTCTTTGAGGGGTTCGCGCTTGGCGGATGCATTGCTCAG GCACAATTCAAGACACTTTCAGCAGCTATAATGGCATGTTTCTTCGCCATCACAACACCAGCTGGGATCGCAGCTGGTGCCGGTGTGGCGTCATTCTACAACGCCAATAGCCCACGGGCTCTAGTGGTGGAGGGCATCCTCGACTCCGTGTCGGCCGGCATCCTAATATACATGTCGCTGGTTGATCTCATCGCCGCGGACTTCCTTGGCGGGAAAATGACAGGATCGACACGGCAGCAGGTGATGGCATACATTGCACTGTTCCTCGGCGCTCTCTCCATGTCATCCCTGGCAATCTGGGCCTGA